Below is a genomic region from SAR324 cluster bacterium.
AATATTGCTGAGCATCATATTCAGCATAGCCTTTGAGCCCCTGTAGCTATACCAACCACCAGCTCGGTTGTCCTCAATACTTCCGACTCTCGCAGAAATAGCAGCAAAGACAGCCTCTTTTTTGTGCCTCATTAACTTCATGAAATATTTAGCCAGCAAGACAGTAGGAAAGGTATTGACCCGCACCGCTTCAATAAACTGCTCCTCATTAATTTTCCGCAGGCTTTTCTCAGGCCCATGGTCACTTTTATGAAGATAGCCAACACAGTTAACAAGATAGTGAATTTCGGACACCTCTTCACTAACTACCCTTGCAATTTCCATCATCCCCTCTTCTTTGGTACTATCGGCTTTTATAGAGCGAATACGATCGGGATAATTCTGTATCAAAGTCTCCAACTTCCTACTGTGAACTCCTACCCCTGTATCTGATCGATAAGTAACAAACACTTTGCTTGCACCACACTTGAGTAGCTCTTCAACAAACTGAGATCCTAATCCCCCGTTAGCACCATTGATCAAAGCATTTTCAAATCTATACATCCTTACTCCTTGTTTAATTCTCAATAATAAAATTTTAAATTTTTTTCGAGATTAGCTTGTTCTGATTTTCTTTTGAGAAATTCATTTCTCGGCAGAATTCTCGGGGATCTTTTCTAAATGAAGTAGTTCACTGCCTTAACTCAGTTTTGCAGATTAGGGTGAGCGCTTTTTTGGAAAAGATAAGTGAGTTGATTATATCATTAGCGTCCTCTCTCTTCTATTAACTCATCATCTAACTGGGTGGAATAAGTTGATCGTACCATCAGGCATCGCAGTGTTGCAGAATATTTCTCTGCCACTTGCCTGCTGATTGGAGGAAACGCAAATGATGAAAACAACTAAAATCAATTTAATAGAATGTGTCAGCAGTCTAAGTTGTTAGTTAGTTAGTTAGAACATGCTTCTGAGTCACCGAAAAAAGAAAAAAAGCAATTAAAAAAAGAAACACATAAAACTTCTTCTTTTGTGAAGAATAATGTCAGTCAAAAAAATATTATAATTAATAATATCAATATTTTATATAAATAATTCCGATGGCATAATTTTCGGAAAAGTTACAGTTCCAAAATATCGATCCCGATATTTATTTTTAGCAATTCTAAAAGAGTAGATCTGTAAAAAATTTGATGCTATTCATTCTGCTTTCAAGTACAGCAATTGCGATGGCTGGCAGCGGTCACATGAAAAATTTGGTTGAGATGGCGGCAGGCAATGATGCCTTCAAGACCCTGGTAGCAGCAGTGAAAGCTGCAGGACTCATGGAAACTTTGGCCGGCAAAGGGCCATTTACAGTCTTCGCACCGACAAATGAAGCATTTGCTAAACTGCCTGAAGGTACAGTTGAAAGTCTGCTGAAGCCAGAAAACAAGGACAAATTGATCTCTGTTCTCACATACCACGTCATCCCTGGCAAAGTAATGTCCAAGGACATTAAGCCAAGTCAAATGGTTAAGACTGTCACTGGACAGCAGGTATCAATTAAACTTTCTTACGGGAAAGTACGTGTTGACGGAGCTAATGTGACTGCAGCCGATGTGGAAGCCGCAATGGTGTAATTCATGTCATTGATTCGGTGATTCTTCCGAAGAGCTGACTCCTTCTTCATCTGTTCTTTGATCAATCGCTGGCCCTATCTGGGCCAGTGATGGCCTCTGAAAAGTTAGTTTGTGTTGGTTCCCTAAAAATAGCCTCTGCAAACTCTCTCACATGC
It encodes:
- a CDS encoding SDR family NAD(P)-dependent oxidoreductase — protein: MYRFENALINGANGGLGSQFVEELLKCGASKVFVTYRSDTGVGVHSRKLETLIQNYPDRIRSIKADSTKEEGMMEIARVVSEEVSEIHYLVNCVGYLHKSDHGPEKSLRKINEEQFIEAVRVNTFPTVLLAKYFMKLMRHKKEAVFAAISARVGSIEDNRAGGWYSYRGSKAMLNMMLSNIAIEFNRSCPNVKVLALHPGTVDTNLSSPFSKNMDPDHLFTPEYSVKRMMDVIERVDKNPLGAFYAWDGERIPW